Proteins co-encoded in one Opitutus terrae PB90-1 genomic window:
- a CDS encoding carboxypeptidase regulatory-like domain-containing protein — MKSLRSLLGFSLLSLPLFGAGGDVRVEITDDKGTPVADAVASLRPLDTPPAIQPPTEPVLVVQQDQEFLPYVTAVVVGTQISFPNRDRVQHHVYSLSAAKPFELPLYRDEPHQPVRFDRPGVVALGCNIHDWMAAYIVVLPTPFFATTPANGIAPLAALPPGRYQLEVWHPRIAAVVTREVTVDPNDQRTQVITVKLKPDRRIRRAPEMGGSGAYR, encoded by the coding sequence ATGAAATCCCTCCGCTCGCTGCTCGGGTTTTCCCTGCTGTCGCTGCCGCTGTTCGGCGCCGGCGGCGACGTCCGCGTCGAGATCACCGACGACAAGGGCACGCCCGTCGCCGACGCCGTGGCCTCGCTGCGGCCACTCGATACGCCGCCCGCCATCCAGCCGCCCACCGAGCCGGTCCTGGTGGTCCAGCAGGACCAGGAATTCCTGCCGTACGTCACCGCCGTGGTCGTCGGCACGCAGATCAGCTTTCCCAATCGCGACCGCGTGCAGCATCACGTCTACTCGCTGTCGGCGGCGAAGCCCTTCGAGCTGCCGCTCTATCGCGACGAGCCGCATCAGCCCGTGCGCTTCGATCGTCCGGGCGTCGTGGCGCTTGGCTGCAACATTCACGACTGGATGGCCGCCTACATCGTCGTGCTGCCCACGCCGTTTTTCGCAACCACCCCCGCGAACGGCATCGCCCCGCTCGCCGCGTTGCCTCCGGGCCGCTACCAACTCGAGGTCTGGCATCCGCGCATCGCCGCCGTCGTGACGCGCGAGGTCACCGTGGATCCGAACGATCAGCGCACGCAGGTCATCACGGTGAAGCTCAAGCCCGACCGGCGCATTCGTCGCGCGCCGGAGATGGGCGGCAGCGGCGCCTACCGCTGA
- a CDS encoding adenylate/guanylate cyclase domain-containing protein, with protein MRISLRSFGVKLLLLLVLVVAAAQLGTFLIVSRANRAEARRQIASDLIMAAGEFHRVVAYRNDILATGASSAAGDYAYKPLFANPASDPATLVSALHSVRLRIHADVATLLTTEGNTLACTAGIAPGSDVLRRFVAAADADPSPSPRAAGYHYLDHELYSLVIVPVRAPDIVAWLAVGFRIDDALARWLKDLTRIEVSFVDQEGQLLATTLAPTTAAALAETLPTLGRHTEMVTLPLAGESALVTTRRLPAGEHAATLALQFSLDEKLRPALTTERLLLVVGCGSLAFAALLSLAFARQLSRPIEALAAHTRVIAAGDYAARLTWDRSDELGRLADSLDAMSEGLAERDRVRDLLDKNVSPAIAAQLLREGAALGGEEREVTILFADLRGFTALSERLAPHELLALLNRYLDRMSRPIEQQGGIIDKFIGDAVMALFGAPVATSHPAAQAVTAALAMQRALAELNVELLAEGQPALALGIGINTARVVAGNIGSSRRLNYSVIGDGVNVAARLQSLTRTADYHTDIIASAATVTRCAEAARERGPAAPADFIARPLGHAAIRGRHEPVEIFAIEPTALRVSSFAG; from the coding sequence ATGCGGATTTCGCTCCGCAGTTTCGGCGTCAAGCTGCTCCTCCTGCTGGTGCTGGTGGTCGCCGCCGCGCAACTGGGCACGTTCCTGATCGTCTCGCGGGCGAATCGCGCCGAAGCGCGCCGGCAGATCGCGTCGGACCTCATCATGGCCGCCGGCGAGTTCCATCGCGTGGTCGCCTATCGCAACGATATCCTCGCCACCGGCGCGAGTTCCGCGGCCGGCGACTACGCCTACAAACCGCTGTTTGCGAACCCAGCGAGCGACCCCGCCACACTGGTGTCCGCACTCCACAGTGTGCGGCTGCGCATTCATGCCGATGTGGCCACGCTGCTCACCACCGAAGGCAACACGCTCGCCTGCACCGCCGGGATCGCGCCGGGCTCCGACGTGCTGCGGCGGTTCGTCGCAGCCGCCGACGCGGATCCGTCGCCGTCGCCGCGCGCCGCCGGCTACCACTATCTCGACCATGAGCTTTATTCGTTGGTGATCGTGCCGGTCCGCGCGCCCGACATCGTCGCCTGGCTCGCCGTCGGGTTCCGGATCGACGACGCGCTGGCGCGCTGGCTCAAGGACCTCACGCGCATCGAGGTGAGTTTCGTGGATCAGGAGGGGCAACTGCTCGCCACCACGTTGGCGCCCACCACCGCCGCCGCGCTCGCCGAGACGCTGCCGACACTCGGACGGCACACCGAGATGGTGACGCTGCCGCTCGCCGGCGAATCAGCCCTCGTCACCACGCGCCGGCTGCCCGCCGGTGAACACGCCGCCACGCTCGCGCTGCAGTTCTCGCTCGATGAAAAGCTGCGGCCCGCGCTCACCACAGAGCGGCTCCTGCTCGTCGTCGGCTGCGGCAGCCTCGCCTTCGCCGCGCTGCTGAGCCTCGCGTTCGCCCGTCAGCTCAGCCGGCCCATCGAAGCGCTCGCCGCGCACACGCGCGTGATCGCCGCGGGCGATTACGCCGCCCGGCTGACGTGGGATCGCAGCGATGAACTCGGCCGGCTCGCCGACAGTCTCGACGCGATGAGTGAAGGCCTCGCCGAACGCGACCGCGTGCGCGATCTGCTCGACAAAAACGTCTCGCCGGCGATCGCCGCGCAATTGCTCCGCGAAGGCGCCGCGCTCGGCGGCGAGGAGCGCGAGGTCACCATCCTCTTCGCCGATCTGCGCGGCTTCACCGCGTTGAGCGAACGCCTCGCCCCGCACGAGCTGCTCGCGCTGCTCAACCGCTATCTCGACCGCATGAGCCGGCCGATCGAGCAGCAGGGCGGGATCATCGACAAGTTCATCGGCGACGCAGTGATGGCTTTGTTCGGCGCCCCGGTGGCAACGTCGCACCCCGCCGCGCAGGCGGTCACGGCAGCCCTCGCGATGCAGCGCGCCCTCGCGGAGCTCAATGTCGAACTTTTGGCGGAAGGACAGCCGGCGCTCGCGCTCGGTATCGGCATCAACACCGCGCGCGTCGTCGCCGGCAACATCGGCTCGAGCCGACGGCTCAACTACTCGGTGATCGGCGACGGGGTGAACGTCGCCGCGCGGCTGCAATCGCTCACCCGCACCGCCGATTATCATACCGACATCATCGCGAGCGCCGCCACCGTGACGCGCTGCGCCGAGGCCGCCCGCGAACGCGGACCAGCCGCTCCGGCCGACTTCATCGCACGGCCGCTCGGCCACGCGGCCATTCGCGGTCGCCACGAGCCCGTGGAGATCTTCGCCATCGAACCCACCGCGCTTCGGGTATCGTCCTTCGCCGGCTAA
- a CDS encoding TonB family protein, giving the protein MNEDAALLRRYAEARDQAAFAQLVRRHVNLVHSAALRQVNGDAHLAEDVTQLVFADLARKARALVAHRVLAGWLFTSTRFAAAKLIRGERRRQAREQEAQTMHELTHDPAANLDWRKVRPVLDEAIAELNDTDREAILLRYFEGCGYADVGARLGASENTARMRVERALDKLQALLVRRGVTSTSGALAVALANQAVVAAPAGLAAAVTGAVLAGSGTGALVAASTAAGTAATVAGLSKLQLGLAAALVVAGGGGYVARHLEERALAHEVAVLRSVSAQRTSVQQENDRLARALHEAERLRQSGAEVVQLQREVRSLQQQLGSATATPAGPARSGLKPTVAGLQNLKDLDRLPQIARTVPPVYPYEMRRAGIVGSVLVRMIVDANGNVRDAFPAKSSRPEFESAAVEAVKQWTFDPGVKGGRVVNTVMEQPITFSLNDEKGVVIADVNELVPVDHAEWF; this is encoded by the coding sequence ATGAACGAGGATGCCGCACTGCTCCGCCGTTACGCTGAAGCCCGCGATCAGGCTGCCTTCGCCCAGTTGGTGCGACGGCACGTGAATCTCGTGCACTCCGCGGCACTGCGGCAGGTCAACGGCGACGCGCACCTCGCGGAGGACGTGACGCAGCTGGTGTTCGCGGACCTCGCGCGCAAGGCACGCGCACTGGTCGCTCATCGCGTGCTCGCCGGCTGGTTGTTCACCAGCACGCGGTTCGCGGCGGCGAAGCTCATTCGCGGCGAACGCCGGCGGCAGGCGCGCGAGCAGGAGGCCCAGACGATGCACGAACTCACTCACGATCCCGCGGCGAACCTCGACTGGCGGAAGGTGCGGCCGGTGCTGGACGAGGCCATCGCCGAGCTGAACGACACGGACCGCGAGGCGATCCTGCTCCGGTATTTCGAAGGCTGCGGCTACGCCGACGTCGGCGCGCGGCTCGGCGCGAGCGAAAACACGGCGCGGATGCGCGTGGAGCGCGCACTCGACAAATTGCAGGCGCTGCTCGTGCGCCGCGGCGTCACATCGACCAGCGGGGCGCTGGCTGTGGCGCTGGCAAACCAAGCCGTGGTCGCCGCGCCGGCCGGACTGGCCGCCGCGGTCACCGGTGCGGTTCTCGCCGGTTCGGGTACGGGTGCGCTGGTCGCGGCGAGCACCGCCGCGGGAACCGCCGCCACCGTGGCCGGACTGAGCAAACTGCAGCTCGGGCTCGCGGCCGCACTCGTGGTGGCCGGCGGCGGCGGATACGTGGCCCGGCACCTGGAGGAACGGGCTCTCGCGCATGAAGTCGCGGTGTTGCGCTCGGTGTCAGCGCAGAGGACGAGCGTGCAGCAGGAAAACGACCGGTTGGCGCGGGCGTTGCACGAGGCGGAGCGGCTGCGGCAGTCGGGAGCCGAGGTCGTGCAGTTGCAGCGGGAGGTGCGTAGTCTGCAACAGCAGCTGGGGAGCGCGACGGCGACGCCGGCCGGCCCCGCGCGCAGCGGGCTGAAGCCGACCGTCGCGGGGCTGCAAAACCTGAAGGATCTCGATCGGCTGCCGCAGATCGCGCGCACGGTCCCGCCGGTTTATCCCTATGAAATGCGCCGGGCCGGGATCGTGGGCTCCGTGTTGGTGCGGATGATCGTCGATGCGAACGGCAACGTGCGCGACGCGTTTCCGGCGAAATCCTCGCGGCCGGAATTCGAGTCGGCGGCGGTCGAGGCGGTGAAACAATGGACGTTCGATCCGGGCGTGAAGGGCGGACGCGTCGTCAACACCGTCATGGAGCAGCCGATCACCTTTAGCCTGAACGACGAGAAGGGCGTCGTCATTGCCGACGTGAACGAACTCGTGCCCGTTGATCACGCGGAATGGTTCTAG
- a CDS encoding sigma-70 family RNA polymerase sigma factor has protein sequence MTDDLELLRHYAEQHSPEAFAELVQRHCGFVYHAALRQLSGDDHAARDVTQRVFNDLARKAAQVSLQSSVVGWLHTATRFAAGQVRRTEARRRERELAAHALEPAAAGAGAHADWEKLRPVIDDAIGTLNERDREAVLMRFFEDRPFAEIGDRFFTSEDAARVRVNRALEKLQSALAQRGITSTATALALALEGQAGLAAPAGLANTVTSGALAGAAGGPFAAWSFMVNVKFVAGLAGVIALLAIGTVVHQRGQLSVLKATAADAQHEVDELRARLQQAQAKIEAEGKRAQAADEDNARLIEAMGRMAALNRQDATATSKTAAVTEEEVDRRHRHARELAANGRHAEALQEYLWCFDDGMTRFPRFYGTRTSYLLAELGELADQYPPAREALRARRDAAAVRMRGNPAEATAVPEWVALNEVLGDGAQSLALFDELPPTDPRRQALGARLVGTFVEQKRYAEAIEVNDYARQRGMLELSISTLPQVPAGEQREAIRRTIVQGSAAGIEALAGAGEAQQARELAWRLLEFDSSETTRRLLQEHATRAGVPELISGLATTSAAPTR, from the coding sequence ATGACCGATGACCTCGAACTCCTCCGCCACTACGCGGAACAGCACTCGCCAGAGGCGTTTGCGGAGCTCGTGCAGCGGCACTGCGGTTTCGTCTATCACGCGGCTCTGCGCCAGCTGAGCGGCGACGATCACGCGGCGCGCGATGTCACCCAGCGCGTCTTCAACGATCTCGCGCGCAAAGCCGCCCAGGTCAGCCTGCAATCCTCTGTCGTCGGCTGGCTGCACACCGCGACGCGTTTCGCCGCCGGCCAGGTCCGGCGCACCGAAGCCCGGCGGCGGGAACGTGAGCTCGCCGCGCACGCCCTCGAACCCGCTGCGGCCGGAGCGGGCGCCCACGCCGATTGGGAGAAACTTCGGCCCGTGATCGATGACGCGATCGGCACGCTCAACGAGCGTGATCGCGAGGCGGTGCTGATGCGGTTTTTCGAGGACCGGCCGTTTGCGGAGATTGGCGACCGGTTTTTCACGTCGGAGGACGCGGCGCGCGTGCGCGTCAATCGCGCGCTGGAAAAACTCCAGTCCGCGCTGGCCCAGCGCGGGATCACGTCCACGGCGACGGCGCTCGCGCTCGCGTTGGAGGGGCAGGCCGGGCTCGCGGCGCCCGCGGGGCTGGCGAACACGGTCACCAGCGGCGCGCTGGCCGGGGCGGCGGGCGGACCGTTCGCGGCGTGGAGTTTTATGGTCAATGTGAAATTCGTCGCCGGGCTCGCCGGGGTGATTGCGCTGCTCGCGATCGGCACGGTCGTGCACCAGCGCGGGCAGCTCAGCGTGTTGAAAGCCACCGCCGCCGACGCCCAGCACGAGGTGGACGAACTGCGGGCACGGCTGCAGCAGGCGCAGGCGAAGATCGAGGCCGAGGGCAAGCGCGCGCAAGCGGCTGACGAGGACAACGCGCGCCTGATCGAAGCGATGGGCCGGATGGCTGCGCTCAACCGGCAGGACGCCACGGCGACATCCAAAACCGCGGCCGTGACGGAGGAAGAGGTCGACCGACGTCACCGCCACGCACGCGAACTGGCGGCGAACGGCCGGCACGCCGAGGCGCTGCAGGAATATCTCTGGTGTTTCGACGACGGCATGACGCGGTTTCCGCGCTTCTACGGCACGCGCACCAGTTACCTCCTCGCCGAGCTCGGCGAATTGGCCGACCAGTATCCGCCGGCGCGAGAGGCGTTGCGTGCCCGCCGGGATGCGGCCGCGGTCCGCATGCGCGGCAATCCGGCCGAGGCCACGGCGGTGCCGGAGTGGGTCGCGTTGAACGAGGTGCTCGGCGACGGCGCGCAGAGCCTCGCGCTCTTCGACGAACTGCCACCGACCGATCCGCGCCGCCAGGCGCTCGGGGCGCGGCTGGTGGGGACGTTCGTGGAGCAGAAGCGTTACGCCGAAGCGATCGAGGTGAACGACTACGCGCGGCAGCGCGGCATGCTGGAGCTTTCGATCTCGACCCTGCCGCAGGTGCCGGCGGGCGAGCAGCGCGAGGCGATCCGCCGGACGATCGTGCAGGGATCCGCCGCCGGAATCGAAGCGCTCGCGGGTGCGGGCGAGGCGCAGCAGGCGCGCGAGCTGGCTTGGCGATTGCTGGAGTTCGATTCATCAGAAACGACCCGGCGACTGCTGCAGGAACACGCGACGCGGGCGGGAGTGCCGGAGCTGATAAGCGGGCTGGCAACCACGAGCGCCGCACCGACCCGGTAA
- a CDS encoding beta strand repeat-containing protein, producing the protein MKARLQLLIFAASSVVLFAVEPTTSIWTGNGGDAKFNTLGNWKDIDGNPVTDAPGVSTNAIFQPPTPTAVDFSSVNAVLGLSFKNTIEYNYPAYELKSTDATGTLALGSGGILVESLPEPGVSITFSPSLGLILNANQTWDVSANATLLVGSTVSGPYGLIKAGPGVLTLSGINSYEAGTTLSGGTLVISADANLGAVPSSPVANNLVFDGGGLQTTTSFDLEPNRGISIATGGGTLAVNPTTTLGYAGRLAGSGDWSLVGMGTLKLSGDNTAFTGRIVTSSGTLELNSSMALGDGSLEFNNAAVLDLNAADAIHAGYHEFSGTTQINAGVGNAISGGTLVLKGDSTLTVEVPGALASGASLVFSDFAEGIGGRLMLNGNGAAVGEIHSETEAISSAPGTIENGGSINATLEIGNAQDSEFLGKIQDGAAGGTLSVVKTGSGNLTLGGGVGGTSTFTGGLTVEQGTLTLGRSSYRDNPDTIQIETSSSPVGAGILTLLGGTTLAATPESGGPDDGILLFNNLHLGSNESITVTIDTSQDDLTLSGDIGGDEGVGLLKTGDNTLTLSGQNNSFDGGLEVADGTLKLLPMPEMSGGLAGSGTLTLRRGTTLTLPIDMSLSLSNDILLDDPNSGTAGASIHVQQESEGMAALELSGMIADGWRNEGTALSLIKTGSGMLKLDGANTFSGGLVVEEGAVVITRSSQTEGVVIAGPVGVGLLKMGDGTKLGAAGSGSLTLDNDIELGGEGGFGAQSDPLILAGNIGQGEGTGSLRIGGNVVLEGTANTFTGPTSIECGTLRIFGDGSLGTAPVDATAGANHLTFVDGGLIANGTMTLAPTRGIVLGGYGGTLTAPANTTFTVGGTISGSSSEAALTKAGAGTLVLSGTNTYAGWTKIEAGNLRTTGTGTLPATTALGMEIGTKLYIDESQRIARFLGDIAAEVEIAIGSGNTFTVAPTAEALLQGNAGEFSGWLSGSGAFELAGVPDSLLWLRGDLTYSGGTSIATGNTLKISGAALNADMSALSHPITADGTLAFYRDEEADDLTVSGSITGSGRVVSYSGFTVLTGTGNNYSGGTEIKSGSVLVGAADGAFGASSGGILVRDAGVVALMNGAHVSNAVTLESGSTIAGNGTFASNVIVGAGVTLKPELNNENTIGTLTFNELTLNGGGTYEWNMLNASVYDRVSVVNPTTLHFEQNAADAFTFKLTPLSAAGVIGPASGFIPGQTVTFELFQAATMDGFANFNYTIDHSLFDEYMGEATFSLSLSGSSILLNFTPVPEPSTWALLITGLAIVGVGALRRRQRH; encoded by the coding sequence ATGAAAGCGCGCCTCCAGCTTCTGATCTTCGCCGCTTCGTCCGTGGTTCTTTTTGCGGTTGAGCCGACAACCTCGATTTGGACCGGCAATGGGGGCGATGCCAAGTTCAACACCCTAGGAAATTGGAAGGATATCGATGGAAACCCGGTTACGGATGCGCCGGGCGTCAGCACCAATGCGATCTTTCAGCCGCCGACCCCCACGGCGGTTGATTTCAGCAGCGTCAATGCGGTCCTTGGGCTGAGCTTCAAGAACACCATCGAATACAATTATCCAGCCTATGAGCTGAAAAGTACGGACGCGACCGGCACGCTCGCCCTAGGTAGCGGAGGGATTCTGGTGGAGAGCCTTCCAGAACCAGGAGTATCCATCACTTTCAGTCCGTCGCTTGGGCTCATTCTCAACGCCAATCAGACGTGGGATGTGAGCGCGAATGCCACGCTGCTTGTTGGTTCGACCGTGAGTGGACCGTACGGGCTGATCAAGGCTGGCCCCGGGGTCCTCACGTTGTCTGGCATCAATTCCTACGAAGCAGGAACGACTCTGAGCGGCGGCACGCTCGTGATCAGCGCCGATGCCAATCTTGGTGCCGTGCCGAGCTCGCCGGTGGCAAACAACCTCGTTTTCGACGGCGGCGGGCTGCAGACGACCACATCATTCGATCTGGAGCCCAATCGCGGCATAAGTATCGCAACCGGCGGTGGCACGCTCGCAGTGAATCCGACGACAACGCTTGGATATGCCGGCAGGCTTGCCGGCAGCGGCGATTGGTCGCTCGTGGGCATGGGGACCTTGAAACTCTCCGGCGACAATACGGCGTTCACCGGCCGGATCGTGACGTCGAGCGGCACGCTCGAGCTCAACAGCTCGATGGCCTTGGGAGATGGATCCCTCGAATTCAACAATGCCGCCGTATTGGACCTTAACGCCGCCGATGCGATTCACGCCGGCTACCACGAGTTCTCGGGTACAACCCAGATCAACGCTGGTGTGGGAAACGCAATCTCCGGCGGCACCCTGGTTCTGAAAGGTGACTCCACCTTGACCGTCGAGGTACCCGGCGCCTTGGCCTCCGGTGCCTCACTCGTGTTCAGCGATTTCGCGGAGGGCATCGGCGGCCGGCTCATGCTCAATGGCAATGGTGCTGCCGTAGGCGAAATTCATTCCGAGACGGAAGCTATCTCCTCGGCTCCGGGGACGATTGAGAACGGAGGATCAATCAATGCCACGCTCGAGATCGGGAACGCCCAGGACTCGGAATTCCTCGGCAAGATTCAAGACGGCGCCGCAGGCGGCACGCTTAGCGTCGTCAAGACGGGGAGCGGCAATCTCACCCTCGGGGGTGGCGTGGGTGGCACAAGTACCTTCACTGGCGGACTCACTGTCGAGCAAGGCACGCTGACGTTGGGGCGTTCCTCGTACCGCGACAATCCCGACACAATACAGATCGAAACTTCGAGCAGCCCCGTCGGCGCCGGGATCTTGACCTTGCTCGGCGGCACGACGCTGGCCGCGACGCCCGAGTCGGGCGGCCCCGATGACGGGATCCTGCTTTTCAACAACCTTCATCTTGGCAGCAACGAATCGATCACCGTGACCATCGACACCTCGCAAGATGACCTCACGTTGTCCGGCGATATCGGCGGCGACGAAGGCGTCGGGCTGCTGAAGACCGGTGACAACACGCTCACGCTATCGGGGCAGAACAACTCTTTCGACGGCGGGTTGGAGGTGGCTGACGGCACGCTCAAGCTTCTGCCCATGCCGGAAATGTCCGGCGGCCTCGCGGGCAGCGGGACGCTGACGCTTCGGCGCGGCACCACGCTCACGCTACCCATCGACATGAGTCTGAGCCTCTCGAATGACATCCTCCTGGACGACCCCAACAGCGGCACTGCTGGAGCCTCGATCCACGTGCAGCAGGAAAGTGAAGGCATGGCCGCGCTTGAGCTGTCCGGGATGATCGCGGACGGCTGGCGGAACGAAGGTACTGCGCTCAGCCTCATCAAAACCGGCTCAGGCATGCTGAAGCTCGACGGTGCGAACACCTTCAGCGGCGGACTCGTCGTCGAAGAGGGCGCAGTGGTCATCACCAGATCCTCGCAGACGGAGGGTGTAGTCATCGCCGGACCGGTGGGCGTGGGTCTGCTCAAGATGGGTGACGGAACCAAACTTGGCGCCGCCGGCAGCGGCAGCCTCACGTTGGACAATGACATCGAGCTCGGCGGCGAGGGCGGATTCGGTGCGCAGAGCGACCCTCTCATCCTCGCCGGCAACATCGGCCAAGGTGAAGGCACCGGTTCTCTCCGGATCGGCGGGAACGTCGTGCTGGAAGGTACGGCAAACACGTTTACGGGGCCGACCTCCATCGAATGCGGAACCCTGCGGATTTTTGGCGACGGTTCCCTGGGCACAGCTCCGGTCGACGCAACCGCGGGGGCCAATCACCTCACGTTCGTGGACGGCGGCCTGATCGCAAACGGAACGATGACGCTCGCGCCGACTCGCGGGATCGTGCTGGGCGGCTACGGCGGGACGCTCACCGCGCCGGCCAACACGACGTTCACTGTGGGAGGAACGATCAGCGGCAGCTCAAGCGAGGCAGCGCTCACCAAGGCAGGCGCGGGTACGCTGGTGTTGTCAGGAACGAACACCTATGCCGGCTGGACGAAAATCGAAGCGGGTAATCTCCGCACGACTGGCACTGGCACTTTGCCGGCCACCACGGCACTCGGCATGGAGATCGGAACCAAGCTCTACATCGACGAGAGCCAGCGCATCGCCCGTTTCCTCGGCGACATCGCCGCCGAGGTGGAAATCGCGATTGGCTCCGGCAACACATTTACCGTGGCTCCCACCGCGGAAGCGCTGTTGCAGGGCAACGCCGGTGAGTTCAGCGGGTGGCTGTCTGGCTCCGGCGCCTTCGAACTGGCCGGCGTGCCGGATTCGCTGCTCTGGCTGCGAGGCGACCTGACTTATTCCGGAGGCACGTCGATCGCCACCGGCAATACGCTGAAGATTTCGGGCGCAGCCCTGAATGCCGATATGAGTGCGCTCAGCCACCCGATCACGGCCGATGGCACGCTGGCGTTCTACCGCGACGAGGAGGCAGACGACCTCACCGTCAGCGGCAGCATCACCGGATCCGGCCGGGTTGTTTCCTACTCGGGATTCACTGTGCTGACCGGGACCGGCAACAACTACTCCGGTGGCACTGAGATCAAGAGCGGCAGTGTGCTGGTCGGAGCCGCTGACGGCGCGTTCGGCGCGTCCAGCGGCGGCATCCTGGTGAGGGATGCCGGCGTGGTGGCCTTGATGAACGGCGCCCACGTCAGCAATGCCGTGACGCTCGAGTCCGGCAGCACCATCGCCGGCAACGGCACTTTCGCCAGCAACGTCATCGTCGGAGCCGGCGTCACGCTGAAGCCTGAACTGAATAATGAGAATACGATCGGCACGCTCACGTTCAACGAGCTCACGCTCAACGGCGGCGGCACCTATGAGTGGAATATGCTCAACGCGTCCGTTTACGATCGGGTGTCCGTCGTCAATCCCACCACGCTCCACTTCGAGCAGAACGCGGCAGATGCGTTCACCTTCAAGCTCACTCCGCTGAGCGCCGCTGGAGTAATTGGGCCGGCGTCCGGCTTCATCCCGGGGCAAACTGTCACGTTCGAGCTGTTCCAGGCCGCGACGATGGACGGTTTCGCCAACTTCAACTACACGATCGATCACTCGCTCTTTGACGAATACATGGGCGAGGCGACTTTCTCGCTCTCCCTGTCCGGCTCCAGCATCCTGCTCAATTTCACGCCCGTCCCCGAGCCATCGACCTGGGCGCTGTTGATTACCGGGCTCGCAATCGTCGGCGTCGGCGCGCTCCGCCGGCGACAGCGGCACTGA
- a CDS encoding glutamate-5-semialdehyde dehydrogenase, producing MSADLAQLVTLIAQRARAASLTLATTSTAAKNSALLRLADLIAGSTLPLLNANQLDIAAAKKHGLTQAQIDRLTLTPIRLTQLADSVRHVATLPDPVGEVLEETTRPNGLVLRRVRVPIGVIGIIYEARPNVTIDCAALCLKSGNAAILRGGKESFHTNTALAALIAQALSAAELPADAVQLIPTTERAALTHLLTLDSLVHCIIPRGGESLIRFVAEHSTIPVIKHYKGVCFVYVDREAHLKMAEQIVVNAKTSRPGVCNAAEQLLVHRGVATKFLPAIARALNAAHPVELRCDAESAAILAQENLPHVAASDADFSTEFLDYILAVRVVDSIDTAIATINRDSSNHSDAIVTNDTSAANRFLAGVDSAAVFWNASTRFNDGVEFGLGAEIGISTDRLHARGPMGLRELCSYKWLVSGIGQVRS from the coding sequence ATGTCCGCCGATCTCGCCCAGCTCGTCACTTTGATCGCGCAACGCGCCCGCGCCGCGTCGCTCACGCTCGCGACCACGTCCACCGCCGCCAAGAACAGCGCGCTGCTCCGACTCGCGGACCTCATCGCCGGCTCGACGCTGCCGCTGCTCAACGCCAACCAGCTCGACATCGCCGCCGCCAAGAAGCACGGCCTGACCCAGGCGCAGATCGATCGACTCACCCTCACGCCGATCCGGCTCACCCAGCTCGCCGACAGCGTGCGCCACGTCGCCACGCTGCCCGATCCCGTCGGCGAAGTGCTCGAGGAAACCACGCGACCGAACGGCCTGGTGCTGCGCCGCGTCCGCGTGCCGATCGGCGTCATCGGCATCATCTACGAGGCGCGGCCCAACGTGACCATCGATTGCGCCGCGCTCTGCCTGAAGAGCGGCAACGCCGCCATCCTCCGCGGCGGCAAGGAGAGCTTCCACACCAACACCGCGCTCGCCGCGCTCATCGCGCAAGCGCTGTCCGCCGCGGAACTACCGGCCGACGCCGTGCAGCTGATTCCGACCACCGAGCGCGCCGCCCTCACGCACCTGCTGACGCTCGATTCGCTCGTGCACTGCATCATTCCGCGCGGTGGCGAGAGCCTGATCCGCTTCGTGGCGGAGCACAGCACGATCCCGGTCATCAAGCATTACAAGGGCGTCTGCTTTGTTTACGTCGATCGCGAGGCGCACCTGAAGATGGCCGAGCAGATTGTCGTCAACGCGAAGACCTCGCGGCCCGGCGTCTGCAACGCCGCGGAACAGCTCCTCGTGCACCGCGGCGTCGCGACGAAATTCCTGCCGGCGATCGCCCGCGCGCTCAATGCCGCGCATCCCGTCGAGCTCCGCTGCGACGCCGAGAGCGCCGCCATCCTCGCCCAGGAGAACTTGCCGCACGTCGCCGCCAGCGACGCGGATTTCTCCACCGAGTTTCTCGACTACATTCTGGCCGTGCGCGTGGTGGATTCGATCGACACCGCCATCGCCACGATCAACCGCGACAGCTCGAACCACAGCGACGCGATCGTCACCAACGACACCTCCGCCGCGAATCGCTTTCTCGCCGGCGTGGACAGCGCCGCGGTGTTCTGGAACGCGAGCACGCGGTTCAATGATGGCGTCGAGTTCGGCTTGGGCGCCGAAATCGGCATCAGCACCGATCGGCTGCATGCCCGCGGCCCCATGGGCTTGCGGGAACTCTGCAGCTACAAGTGGCTGGTCTCCGGCATCGGCCAGGTCCGCAGCTGA